One Pseudoalteromonas sp. UG3-2 DNA window includes the following coding sequences:
- a CDS encoding M48 family metallopeptidase: MKKLVLAVAMAASLVGCKTSPTGRTQLALYSEQQMDKMGVASFEQMKQQQKVDTDPNTNRYVKCIANALVAQLPQKYANQQWEVVVFADDSANAFALPGGKIGVHTGILNVAENQHQLAAVMGHEVGHVIAEHANERVSQNSILQLGLQAGAAVLEMNNVEYRNAIMQGLGLGAQFGIALPFSRSHESEADVIGLDLMAKAGFDPKGSVALWQNMEKQAGQRPPEFMSTHPAPQSRIAQLQANMTTAQSTARRAQNAGQVPNCRP, from the coding sequence ATGAAGAAACTGGTTCTCGCGGTCGCTATGGCTGCAAGTTTAGTGGGATGCAAAACATCACCAACTGGACGCACGCAGCTGGCGCTGTATTCCGAGCAACAAATGGATAAAATGGGCGTTGCAAGTTTTGAGCAGATGAAACAACAGCAAAAAGTGGACACTGACCCAAACACCAACCGCTATGTTAAGTGTATTGCAAATGCGCTAGTGGCACAACTGCCGCAAAAGTATGCTAATCAACAGTGGGAAGTGGTGGTATTTGCTGATGACTCTGCCAACGCCTTCGCGCTGCCAGGTGGTAAAATCGGGGTTCATACTGGGATTTTAAACGTAGCAGAAAATCAACACCAGTTAGCCGCGGTAATGGGGCATGAAGTAGGGCACGTTATTGCCGAGCACGCCAATGAAAGGGTATCGCAAAATAGTATCTTACAACTTGGTCTGCAAGCCGGCGCTGCGGTGCTTGAAATGAACAATGTTGAGTATCGTAATGCGATTATGCAAGGGCTTGGTTTAGGTGCGCAATTTGGTATTGCTTTGCCTTTTAGTCGCTCCCATGAAAGCGAAGCCGATGTCATTGGGCTCGATTTAATGGCCAAGGCGGGCTTTGATCCTAAAGGTTCCGTGGCACTGTGGCAAAATATGGAAAAACAAGCAGGACAAAGACCACCTGAGTTTATGTCTACTCACCCAGCGCCACAAAGCCGTATCGCTCAGCTGCAAGCCAACATGACAACAGCACAATCGACTGCTAGGCGTGCCCAAAATGCCGGTCAAGTGCCAAACTGTAGGCCCTAG
- the tolR gene encoding protein TolR, whose amino-acid sequence MYQRKRRRPVAEINVVPYIDVMLVLLIIFMATAPLIQHGVKVDLPQMEESELVETKDTPPIIATIDAEGRYFVTVGTDPEAPMDAVEVAAVIKLKLEQNPDTPVMIKGSGRVSYQEVLYLMDFLKKAGVPSVGLMTKSFEE is encoded by the coding sequence ATGTACCAGCGTAAGCGCCGCCGCCCCGTTGCAGAAATAAACGTAGTCCCATACATCGATGTGATGTTAGTGCTGCTGATCATTTTTATGGCAACAGCACCGCTGATCCAACATGGTGTAAAGGTGGACTTACCTCAGATGGAAGAGTCTGAGCTAGTAGAAACCAAAGACACACCACCAATCATTGCCACAATTGACGCTGAAGGCCGTTACTTTGTTACCGTAGGAACCGACCCTGAAGCCCCGATGGATGCGGTTGAAGTGGCCGCGGTGATCAAGTTGAAATTAGAGCAAAACCCAGATACTCCGGTAATGATAAAAGGATCCGGTCGCGTGTCTTATCAAGAAGTATTGTATTTAATGGACTTTTTGAAAAAAGCGGGTGTGCCATCTGTAGGCTTGATGACGAAGTCATTTGAGGAGTAG
- the ruvB gene encoding Holliday junction branch migration DNA helicase RuvB codes for MIEADRLIEPEIQGNEDLVDRAIRPKLLSDYTGQPHVKKQMEIFIEAARTRKEALDHLLIFGPPGLGKTTLANIVANELEVNIKTTSGPVLEKAGDLAALLTNLEEGDVLFIDEIHRLSPQVEEILYPAMEDYQLDIMIGEGPAARSIKLDLPPFTLVGATTRAGSLTSPLRDRFGIVQRLEFYSVTDLSAIVSRSAYHLNLQITDPGALEVARRARGTPRIANRLLRRVRDFAEVKGDGTISEEIAHLALDMVDVDKCGFDYMDRKYLLAIIEKFTGGPVGLDNLAAAIGEEKETIEDVLEPYLIQQGFIQRTPRGRIVSDKAYLHFDLTKSE; via the coding sequence ATGATAGAAGCGGACAGATTAATAGAGCCAGAAATCCAAGGCAATGAAGATTTAGTGGACCGGGCAATACGGCCTAAATTACTAAGTGATTACACGGGCCAGCCTCACGTCAAAAAACAAATGGAAATCTTCATTGAAGCGGCGCGGACACGAAAAGAGGCGCTGGACCACCTACTGATCTTTGGTCCCCCTGGGCTTGGTAAGACCACCTTAGCCAATATTGTAGCCAATGAGCTGGAAGTGAATATTAAAACCACATCGGGTCCGGTTTTAGAAAAAGCCGGAGATCTCGCAGCACTTTTAACCAATTTAGAAGAAGGTGATGTGCTGTTTATTGATGAGATCCACCGTTTAAGCCCTCAAGTTGAAGAGATACTCTACCCAGCAATGGAAGACTACCAGCTGGATATTATGATTGGTGAAGGGCCCGCCGCGCGTTCAATTAAGCTTGATTTACCACCGTTTACGCTAGTGGGAGCGACCACACGGGCGGGCTCTTTAACCTCACCTTTACGGGACCGCTTCGGTATTGTGCAGCGTTTAGAGTTTTATTCCGTAACAGACTTATCTGCTATTGTGAGTCGCTCGGCCTATCACCTTAATTTACAAATCACTGATCCGGGGGCGCTGGAAGTGGCGCGTCGGGCACGTGGTACACCGCGAATAGCCAACCGCTTACTGCGTAGGGTGCGCGATTTTGCCGAGGTGAAAGGCGATGGCACCATTAGCGAAGAGATTGCTCATTTGGCTCTGGATATGGTTGATGTTGATAAGTGCGGCTTTGATTACATGGATCGAAAGTACTTACTTGCCATCATTGAAAAATTCACCGGAGGGCCTGTGGGATTGGATAACCTCGCGGCGGCCATTGGTGAAGAGAAAGAAACCATTGAAGATGTGCTTGAGCCTTATCTAATCCAGCAGGGTTTTATTCAACGCACCCCCAGAGGCCGGATAGTATCCGACAAAGCGTATCTGCACTTTGATCTGACCAAGTCAGAATAA
- the tolQ gene encoding protein TolQ, whose translation MESGLNFVDLILKASFLVQLVMLTLVGLSIASWAIIFQRKNIISQAQSQSKKFEQKFWSGMDLSKLYNEISARPGAATGIEALFVSGFKEFAKHKKGNIQSPSVVVEGTHRSMRVALSREIEKLESSLSFLATVGSISPYIGLFGTVWGIMNAFIALGEVKQATLQMVAPGIAEALIATAMGLFAAIPAVMAYNRFAKNVEKLETQYINFMEEFANILYRQAAVQVEAKQNVPA comes from the coding sequence GTGGAATCGGGACTAAACTTTGTCGATTTAATTTTAAAAGCCAGTTTTTTGGTGCAACTGGTGATGTTGACACTGGTCGGCTTGTCTATTGCATCCTGGGCGATTATTTTTCAGCGCAAAAATATTATTTCACAAGCGCAAAGCCAATCGAAAAAGTTCGAGCAGAAGTTTTGGTCCGGAATGGACTTAAGCAAATTATATAATGAAATATCTGCCAGACCTGGTGCTGCAACGGGCATTGAAGCTTTATTTGTTTCGGGATTTAAAGAGTTCGCTAAACACAAAAAAGGCAACATACAGTCGCCGTCAGTGGTGGTAGAGGGGACACACCGCTCAATGCGAGTTGCCTTATCTCGAGAAATTGAAAAACTCGAGTCGAGCTTATCGTTTCTTGCTACGGTGGGTTCTATCAGTCCGTACATCGGCTTATTTGGTACCGTTTGGGGGATCATGAACGCCTTTATTGCACTAGGTGAAGTGAAACAAGCTACCTTACAAATGGTTGCGCCGGGGATTGCTGAAGCGCTTATTGCTACTGCCATGGGCTTGTTTGCCGCGATCCCAGCGGTGATGGCCTATAACCGTTTTGCTAAAAATGTTGAAAAGCTGGAAACGCAATACATTAATTTTATGGAAGAGTTTGCCAATATTCTATATCGTCAGGCTGCAGTACAAGTAGAGGCTAAGCAAAATGTACCAGCGTAA
- a CDS encoding Bcr/CflA family multidrug efflux MFS transporter, protein MKSSTLPAILLPLLASIVAITPLAIDLYLPAMLAISQSLNSPLEQVQVSLSSYLAGYAVGMMVFGPLADKFPRHSLALLGLFGFTLASIGLALCNDIDVFIGLRIVQAFCGAAATVVVPGVIRYYYKEHTAKGMSYVSMIMMIAPLIAPSVGAVILLYFDWHAIFWFLAGYAILVMIALQFFSINIATQAHVPLSLSFFLRNYRIVLTEKYARYDILSSMLASFAFFCFLTSVSFIYLDYYGVTEQLFGVLFAMNVIALMLGNFANTRLVPRFGSRKMLNVGLTIGVVFSTLLVVLSSQSVSVWVLASAIAPLMMSLGIIASNADALILLSFEHQTGTATAVIGTLRFGSGALVGPLLALATPESPLPFSSFMFAAIMLVIVCQVLNRRLGTKLPAAKQ, encoded by the coding sequence ATGAAATCATCAACGCTCCCTGCGATACTGCTGCCGCTATTGGCCAGTATTGTGGCCATTACGCCCTTGGCCATAGATCTTTATTTACCGGCTATGCTGGCCATTTCACAGAGTCTTAATAGTCCTTTAGAGCAAGTTCAAGTATCCCTCAGCAGTTACCTTGCAGGTTATGCGGTGGGAATGATGGTGTTTGGGCCATTGGCCGATAAGTTTCCTCGTCATTCACTGGCTTTATTGGGCTTGTTTGGTTTTACCTTGGCCTCTATTGGCTTAGCGCTCTGTAATGATATTGATGTGTTTATTGGCCTTCGTATCGTACAAGCATTTTGCGGCGCGGCCGCCACGGTGGTGGTACCTGGGGTGATCCGCTATTACTATAAAGAGCATACCGCCAAAGGCATGTCCTATGTCTCCATGATCATGATGATCGCTCCGCTGATTGCCCCCTCTGTTGGTGCTGTGATTTTACTGTACTTTGACTGGCATGCGATTTTTTGGTTTCTCGCCGGCTACGCAATCCTGGTCATGATTGCATTACAGTTTTTCAGTATTAACATTGCTACTCAAGCACATGTGCCGTTGAGCTTGTCGTTCTTTTTACGAAATTACCGCATCGTCTTGACTGAAAAGTATGCCCGCTACGATATTTTATCCTCCATGCTGGCATCGTTTGCGTTTTTCTGTTTTTTAACCTCAGTGTCATTTATTTACCTCGATTACTATGGCGTCACAGAGCAATTGTTCGGGGTGTTATTTGCGATGAACGTCATCGCCTTGATGTTAGGTAACTTTGCCAACACCCGATTGGTGCCAAGGTTTGGCTCGAGAAAAATGTTAAATGTGGGATTAACCATAGGTGTGGTATTTTCGACACTGCTAGTGGTGTTGAGTAGCCAGTCTGTCTCGGTTTGGGTGTTAGCCAGCGCCATCGCGCCATTAATGATGAGCTTGGGGATCATAGCCAGTAACGCCGATGCCTTAATTTTATTAAGCTTTGAACATCAAACGGGCACGGCAACAGCCGTGATTGGCACCTTACGATTCGGCAGTGGTGCACTCGTTGGGCCTTTATTAGCATTAGCCACACCAGAATCCCCGCTGCCCTTTTCCAGCTTTATGTTTGCAGCCATTATGTTAGTTATTGTTTGTCAGGTGCTAAATCGCAGGTTAGGGACTAAGCTTCCGGCGGCAAAACAATAA
- the aspS gene encoding aspartate--tRNA ligase has product MRSIYCGKLNKDHVDQQVELCGWINKRRDLGGLIFVDLRDREGLVQVVFDPEVDGLMDKANALRQEFCVQIKGVVRARPDSQVNKDMATGEVEILGTDLTIINRSEPLPLDFNQQNSEERRLKYRYLDLRRLEMSDRIKMRAKASSFVRRFLDENEFLDIETPVLTKATPEGARDYLVPSRVHKGSFYALPQSPQLFKQLLMMSGFDRYYQIVKCFRDEDLRADRQPEFTQIDIETSFMSSDQVRGVTEKMIREMWQSFLNVDLGAFPVMAYSEAMSKYGSDKPDLRNPLELIDVADIVKDVEFKVLSGPANDEKGRVAVLSVPGGAQLSRKQIDEYTKFVGIYGAKGLAWMKVNDRDAGIDGVQSPIAKFLNEEVINALLERTGANTGDIILFGADKRNTVNEAMGALRLKIGLDLEITDLTKWAPLWVVDFPMFEEDDEGNLHAVHHPFTAPKDVTAAELEANPANTLSDAYDMVINGYEVGGGSVRIHNNEMQQAAFRILGIEEEEQQEKFGFLLDALKYGTPPHAGLAFGLDRVVMLLCGTDNIRDVIAFPKTTQASCLMTDAPSPANPDALKDLAVAIDEQLVEQGEGE; this is encoded by the coding sequence ATGCGCTCTATATATTGCGGAAAATTAAATAAGGACCACGTAGATCAGCAGGTTGAGCTGTGTGGTTGGATTAATAAACGTCGTGACCTTGGTGGTCTTATCTTTGTCGACTTAAGAGACAGAGAAGGTTTGGTGCAAGTGGTGTTCGATCCGGAAGTCGATGGCTTGATGGATAAAGCCAATGCACTGCGTCAAGAATTCTGTGTACAAATTAAAGGTGTTGTTCGTGCGCGTCCTGACAGCCAAGTCAATAAAGACATGGCCACCGGTGAAGTGGAGATCTTAGGCACGGACTTAACTATTATTAACCGTTCAGAGCCGTTGCCTCTTGACTTTAATCAGCAAAACTCAGAAGAGCGTCGCTTAAAATATCGCTATTTAGACTTGCGTCGTTTAGAAATGAGTGACCGCATCAAAATGCGTGCAAAAGCCAGCAGCTTTGTTCGTCGCTTCTTAGATGAGAATGAGTTCTTAGACATTGAAACGCCAGTACTGACCAAAGCAACGCCGGAAGGCGCACGTGACTACTTAGTACCAAGCCGCGTACACAAAGGCAGCTTTTACGCGTTACCGCAGTCGCCACAGCTGTTTAAACAATTGCTGATGATGTCTGGTTTTGACCGTTACTACCAGATTGTAAAGTGCTTCCGTGATGAAGATTTACGCGCAGATCGTCAACCTGAATTTACTCAGATTGATATCGAAACCTCGTTCATGAGCTCAGATCAAGTGCGTGGCGTTACTGAAAAAATGATCCGTGAAATGTGGCAGTCGTTCCTCAATGTCGATTTAGGCGCATTTCCAGTGATGGCGTACAGTGAAGCAATGAGCAAATATGGCTCGGATAAACCTGACTTACGTAACCCGCTAGAATTGATTGACGTTGCAGATATTGTCAAAGATGTTGAATTTAAAGTGCTCAGCGGCCCTGCTAATGACGAAAAAGGGCGTGTTGCGGTATTGTCTGTACCCGGCGGCGCACAACTTTCGCGTAAGCAAATTGATGAATACACCAAGTTTGTCGGTATTTACGGCGCCAAAGGTCTGGCGTGGATGAAAGTCAACGACCGTGATGCTGGCATCGATGGCGTACAATCGCCAATCGCGAAGTTCTTGAACGAAGAAGTGATCAATGCTCTGCTTGAACGCACAGGCGCAAACACGGGTGACATTATTCTATTCGGCGCTGATAAGCGTAACACAGTGAACGAAGCCATGGGCGCGTTGCGTCTGAAGATTGGTCTGGATTTAGAAATCACCGATTTGACTAAGTGGGCGCCACTTTGGGTGGTTGACTTCCCAATGTTTGAAGAAGACGACGAGGGCAACTTGCACGCTGTACACCACCCATTTACAGCACCTAAAGACGTCACGGCTGCCGAGCTAGAAGCCAATCCAGCCAATACGCTGTCGGACGCTTATGACATGGTCATTAATGGCTACGAAGTGGGTGGCGGTTCGGTGCGTATCCACAACAATGAAATGCAACAAGCGGCGTTTAGAATTTTAGGCATTGAGGAAGAAGAACAGCAAGAGAAGTTTGGCTTCTTATTAGATGCCCTAAAATACGGTACCCCACCGCATGCTGGTTTGGCGTTTGGTCTGGACCGAGTGGTTATGCTGCTGTGTGGCACAGATAACATCCGCGATGTTATTGCCTTCCCGAAAACCACTCAGGCTTCTTGTCTTATGACGGATGCACCTAGCCCGGCAAATCCGGATGCATTAAAAGATCTGGCTGTGGCTATTGACGAGCAACTAGTAGAGCAAGGTGAAGGCGAGTAA
- the ruvC gene encoding crossover junction endodeoxyribonuclease RuvC, giving the protein MAVILGIDPGSRFTGYGVIAHQGAKFQYLGSGCIKVGEQDFPTRLKTIYQGITQLIEQFSPSDFAIEQVFVAHNPSSALKLGQARGAAIVAATMQDVAVSEYSARQIKQAVAGTGGAEKSQVQEMVKRILKLPGTPQADAADALAVAICHAHSKQNLIKMSGAARKTVRGRLR; this is encoded by the coding sequence TTGGCTGTTATTTTAGGTATTGATCCGGGCTCAAGGTTTACTGGATATGGTGTCATTGCTCACCAAGGTGCAAAATTTCAATATCTTGGCAGTGGCTGCATCAAAGTAGGAGAGCAGGACTTTCCAACGCGCCTGAAAACGATTTACCAAGGCATTACCCAATTAATTGAGCAGTTTTCGCCAAGCGATTTTGCCATTGAGCAAGTCTTTGTGGCCCATAACCCCAGCTCAGCCTTAAAGCTAGGCCAAGCCCGTGGTGCGGCGATTGTGGCGGCGACCATGCAAGATGTAGCGGTGAGTGAATATTCTGCACGGCAAATTAAGCAAGCCGTCGCGGGGACCGGGGGCGCAGAGAAGTCACAAGTACAGGAAATGGTGAAACGTATTTTAAAGTTACCTGGTACGCCTCAGGCGGATGCTGCAGACGCCTTAGCTGTAGCCATTTGTCACGCACATTCCAAACAAAACCTAATTAAAATGTCTGGGGCTGCACGTAAAACAGTAAGAGGAAGGCTAAGATAA
- a CDS encoding DUF72 domain-containing protein, translating to MLYLGCPQWSSTQWKGHVFSKHCAANKMLSEYAQIFNSVEGNTTFYADPSAQTVSKWQQQVPDDFRFTFKIPKRFSHDMALRHCQDELMAWCQTMAPLFPKLGILMVQLPAQFAPQHMPQLQQFLSWLPRELKVGVEVRHPEFYRKGDAERRYNQYLIEHNYNRVIMDTRALFSEAATTPAIIDAQQKKPHLPVHAIATSDNPVLRFVGCSTLSANREFYQPWLHKIRQWLAGGKAPYVFFHTADNIDSAFLARQFIRDLSIQHPVSEPFPAEREAKQESLF from the coding sequence ATGTTATACCTAGGTTGTCCGCAGTGGAGCAGCACACAGTGGAAAGGACACGTGTTTTCTAAGCACTGTGCTGCAAATAAGATGCTGAGTGAGTATGCGCAAATCTTTAATAGTGTTGAGGGAAACACCACCTTCTATGCCGATCCCAGCGCGCAAACCGTCAGCAAGTGGCAACAACAGGTACCGGATGATTTTCGCTTTACCTTTAAAATCCCTAAACGCTTCAGCCATGATATGGCATTGCGCCACTGCCAAGATGAACTTATGGCTTGGTGCCAGACTATGGCGCCCTTGTTTCCTAAGCTGGGCATTTTGATGGTGCAATTACCTGCACAATTTGCGCCACAGCATATGCCACAGTTACAACAGTTTCTCAGCTGGCTACCCAGAGAGCTTAAGGTGGGGGTTGAGGTTCGACACCCAGAGTTTTATCGTAAAGGGGACGCCGAACGGCGCTATAATCAGTATTTAATTGAGCATAATTACAACCGCGTGATAATGGATACCCGTGCACTGTTTAGTGAAGCGGCCACAACCCCAGCCATTATCGATGCCCAACAAAAAAAGCCACACTTACCTGTGCACGCCATTGCCACCAGTGACAATCCAGTGCTCCGTTTTGTTGGCTGCTCAACACTCAGTGCTAACCGCGAGTTTTATCAACCTTGGTTGCACAAAATTCGCCAGTGGCTGGCTGGCGGTAAAGCACCTTATGTCTTTTTTCATACAGCGGATAATATCGACTCTGCCTTTTTGGCGCGGCAATTCATTCGTGATTTATCTATACAGCACCCAGTAAGCGAGCCGTTTCCGGCAGAAAGAGAAGCCAAGCAGGAGTCGTTGTTCTGA
- the ruvA gene encoding Holliday junction branch migration protein RuvA, with amino-acid sequence MIGKLNGILLEKQPPEILLDVNGVGYEVQMPMTCFYELPNVGEKVSVFTHFVVREDAQLLFGFNSKIARTLFRTLIKANGVGPKLGLAILSGMSAEQFVNCVNNDDATTLVKIPGVGKKTAERLVLEMKDKLKDFGNDLLTPFSDAAILFPQQDPTVSDTPADDAVAALIALGYKQTQAQKAVKSASKNGMSTESIIKDALKSMM; translated from the coding sequence ATGATAGGAAAGTTAAACGGAATATTGCTCGAGAAACAACCACCAGAAATTTTGCTCGACGTTAATGGCGTGGGCTACGAAGTGCAAATGCCAATGACCTGTTTCTATGAGTTGCCCAACGTCGGTGAAAAGGTGTCCGTATTCACTCACTTTGTTGTGAGGGAAGATGCTCAGCTACTCTTTGGCTTTAATAGTAAAATTGCGCGCACTTTATTCCGTACTTTGATCAAAGCAAATGGAGTCGGGCCAAAACTCGGCTTGGCGATTTTGTCTGGCATGTCGGCAGAGCAGTTCGTTAATTGTGTCAACAACGATGATGCCACAACCCTGGTTAAAATCCCTGGGGTAGGAAAAAAGACGGCGGAACGCCTAGTATTAGAAATGAAAGATAAACTCAAAGACTTTGGCAATGACTTATTGACGCCATTTAGCGATGCCGCGATACTGTTTCCACAACAGGATCCTACCGTGAGTGATACTCCGGCAGACGATGCTGTTGCGGCATTAATTGCTTTGGGCTATAAGCAAACACAAGCGCAAAAAGCGGTAAAATCAGCAAGCAAAAATGGCATGAGCACTGAGAGCATTATTAAAGATGCTCTGAAATCGATGATGTAA
- a CDS encoding M48 metallopeptidase family protein, with protein MSHPYFGHYPEQVQQQVDSLLQQQRLGQFFIQRYRHSHDIKTDKQLYNYIERLRQEYMKNSPRVHQAAYAKRHNMALNALGTHTYKTTQHGGRHKTSHQIHIEATLRHAPEPILRALVVHELAHFKEKQHNKAFYNLCQHMEPHYHQLELELRLFLLLCEAEGNVYLP; from the coding sequence ATGTCACACCCATACTTTGGCCATTACCCTGAACAAGTACAGCAACAAGTCGACAGCCTCCTACAGCAACAAAGACTAGGCCAGTTTTTTATCCAGCGCTACCGACATTCTCATGACATAAAAACAGACAAGCAGCTGTATAATTATATAGAGCGACTGCGGCAAGAATACATGAAGAACAGTCCTAGAGTGCATCAGGCCGCTTATGCAAAACGCCATAATATGGCGCTTAATGCGTTAGGCACGCATACCTATAAAACCACCCAGCATGGGGGCAGGCACAAAACCAGTCACCAGATCCATATTGAAGCTACGCTCAGGCACGCACCGGAGCCCATACTGCGTGCTTTAGTTGTTCATGAGCTGGCACACTTTAAAGAGAAACAACACAATAAGGCGTTTTACAACCTGTGCCAGCATATGGAGCCTCACTATCACCAACTTGAGCTTGAACTGCGGCTGTTTCTGTTGCTGTGTGAGGCCGAAGGAAATGTTTACTTGCCGTGA
- a CDS encoding HrcA family transcriptional regulator, producing MKLNPRDEQILCAVMRHYCNGEGLPVASSKIAKQEGMAVCSATVRNAMARLENNGLLYSPHTSSGRIPTDLGVKFWLQSYFPLTEVARDWQPEQATIVSFAHLLSQNFQVCCCVGLPQASSKQMFRVEVLDFDRDSWLVLLLDRAGQSHNICIDKPVDDSDALRYQFAAWMNTVFSQQTLVEGLHRMRAMAHSAPPSCHHILAQWTQQLSQQLGSDNAIVVGERYLYNRLDLDHEINLGVGFLEQVEDKLAFKDGVSVLLGEELSMLGLHHVVVLSIPYFSQGEYQSRFCAICPADSKIEAILAEFKKLS from the coding sequence ATGAAACTAAATCCTAGAGATGAACAAATCTTGTGCGCGGTGATGCGTCACTACTGTAACGGTGAGGGGCTTCCTGTTGCTTCAAGCAAAATAGCTAAGCAAGAGGGTATGGCCGTTTGCTCGGCAACGGTACGTAATGCCATGGCACGGTTGGAGAATAATGGCTTACTCTATTCTCCTCACACCTCATCGGGGCGCATACCCACCGATTTAGGCGTCAAGTTTTGGTTGCAAAGTTACTTCCCACTGACTGAGGTGGCAAGAGATTGGCAACCTGAACAAGCGACCATAGTGTCATTTGCTCACCTTCTTAGTCAAAACTTCCAAGTGTGTTGTTGTGTTGGGTTACCACAAGCGAGCAGCAAACAAATGTTTCGGGTTGAAGTGTTGGACTTTGACCGGGACAGCTGGTTGGTATTGTTGTTAGACCGAGCAGGGCAGTCACATAATATTTGCATCGATAAACCGGTCGATGACTCCGACGCTTTGCGTTACCAGTTTGCCGCTTGGATGAATACGGTGTTCAGTCAACAGACTTTAGTGGAAGGGCTGCATCGCATGCGGGCCATGGCGCACAGTGCACCGCCAAGCTGCCACCATATTTTAGCGCAGTGGACACAGCAGTTAAGTCAGCAGCTCGGTTCAGATAACGCCATCGTAGTAGGGGAGCGCTATTTATATAATCGCCTCGATTTAGACCATGAAATTAATCTTGGGGTGGGGTTCTTGGAGCAAGTGGAAGATAAGCTGGCCTTTAAAGATGGCGTTTCGGTGTTGCTCGGTGAAGAGTTGAGCATGCTGGGGTTGCATCATGTGGTGGTGTTGAGTATTCCATACTTTTCTCAAGGGGAATACCAAAGCCGCTTTTGTGCTATTTGTCCTGCCGATTCTAAAATAGAAGCGATACTGGCCGAATTTAAAAAGTTGTCTTAA
- the grpE gene encoding nucleotide exchange factor GrpE: protein MSEQTKAQEQELEQEATQAEVEAEQTAQEQVDGEAELSPEEEIAGLHAELEAAKKTIEDQKDSVVRAAAETENVRRRAAQDVEKAHKFALEKFSNELLPVIDNLERAIEFSDKENETLKPVLEGIDMTLKSFSDALAKFGVEAVDPQGEAFNPELHQAMSIQPSNDVSPNTVLAVMQKGYTLNGRLLRPAMVMVSKAAEE from the coding sequence ATGTCTGAGCAGACAAAAGCCCAAGAGCAAGAGCTGGAACAAGAAGCAACACAAGCAGAAGTCGAAGCAGAGCAAACAGCTCAAGAGCAAGTCGACGGTGAGGCTGAGTTGAGCCCAGAAGAGGAAATTGCTGGGTTACACGCCGAGCTAGAAGCTGCAAAGAAAACCATCGAAGATCAAAAAGACAGCGTCGTTCGTGCCGCTGCTGAAACAGAAAATGTTCGTCGCCGTGCCGCTCAGGATGTTGAGAAAGCGCACAAATTTGCACTTGAAAAGTTCTCAAATGAATTGCTACCAGTAATTGATAATCTTGAGCGTGCGATTGAGTTTTCCGATAAAGAAAACGAAACGCTTAAGCCTGTGCTTGAGGGCATCGACATGACCTTAAAAAGCTTCAGCGATGCGTTAGCTAAATTTGGCGTTGAAGCCGTGGATCCGCAAGGAGAAGCCTTTAACCCAGAGCTGCATCAAGCCATGTCTATTCAGCCAAGTAATGACGTGTCACCGAACACGGTATTGGCTGTGATGCAAAAAGGCTACACCCTAAACGGTCGTTTATTACGTCCAGCAATGGTAATGGTTTCTAAGGCTGCCGAAGAGTAA